A single region of the Roseimicrobium gellanilyticum genome encodes:
- a CDS encoding SRPBCC family protein, with amino-acid sequence MSTATQTPQVLKLTHRFPASCEQVFAAFSTYENWAAWFGPEDCNVVDGFADFREGGNFLLHMKSPRGLFIVGGTYKKIERPHKLEYTWQWKDDEDWENVESLVQLEFVAVGEETEVRLTHTGIPNPTSYAGHVHGWTSGWTCLAAYLEKQVGGAK; translated from the coding sequence ATGAGCACTGCTACTCAGACGCCCCAAGTACTGAAACTCACCCACCGCTTCCCTGCCTCTTGTGAGCAGGTGTTTGCCGCCTTCTCCACCTACGAGAACTGGGCAGCCTGGTTTGGACCCGAGGACTGCAACGTTGTCGACGGTTTTGCTGACTTCCGTGAGGGCGGCAACTTCCTTCTGCACATGAAGTCGCCTCGTGGGCTCTTCATCGTGGGCGGCACATACAAGAAAATCGAACGTCCGCATAAGCTGGAATACACATGGCAATGGAAGGATGATGAGGACTGGGAAAATGTGGAGTCCCTCGTGCAGCTTGAGTTCGTTGCTGTGGGTGAGGAAACGGAAGTCCGTCTGACGCACACCGGCATCCCCAACCCCACCAGCTACGCCGGCCATGTGCATGGCTGGACGAGCGGCTGGACCTGCCTCGCGGCGTATCTGGAGAAGCAGGTCGGAGGAGCGAAGTGA